AAATGTATAATAAAGTGTTCTGTGGATAAGTGACTTCTATCGTTCTTCTATGGCATCCAATAAAGATTTAATGGATGTAGCGCGTGGCAATTGTGGCCCCAGGATAAGCTTTTGTACCaagaatgatgaaaaactCAATCCTTTCTAGACTATCCTTTGATGAAAAATCTGCTATATTTCGTCACAAGTATAATGAAACATTTGTAGATCACCAAACATGAGCAGCAAGCACCAATATAAAAATCGACATGTTAAAATGGTTgctttattctttaaaaaaagctgataCCAACCGCCACGAAGACTCAAAAAGAAAGTTAAATTTAGTATTGTGCGGATGCGCACTGCTctctatttgttttcaaatgtaaCGTTGCACATAAGTATGGCAGGAAAACATTGGAAGAATTGCCTAAATGTGATGAGAGACGGTTTCGGGACAGCGAGAACAGCCTGCCTGATGCGTGGTGGTGTCTGGAAGAgaaattccagttttttttcgctaacaAAACTGCTTCTTTCAAGTAAGGAGAAGTTTTGTAGGGGTACGGAAAAACGCTGTGAAGTTACgtgttttttccacttctatAACATGAAGGCTGCCATCAACTTCCTCAGCTTGCCCCGCTTAGAAAACCGACAaccactctccataatctactatcccgtatacgaatactccacctgaaatccgcaccacctcagattcgtggggtgatgcctttaagggtgATCGACGACGCTGATCATGGTCACGCATAGGCGATATTTTTCCACAACAATCCATTTCATCAATCTTTGCGCTTTCACTCTGCTTCTATCACTTAAGGCTTGCAGAATGCGACGAAAACTGCGGCAATATTCAATTGCTGATATCCGCGTCCAAGAAAGTGTATCCAGGCAATTATCGACATTAATGACATTGGTTTATTTCCACTACAGGGTCAGTGAAAACGTTACAGTTAGgttgcccgcagagttcagagccgcgcgtgcgcggtttggcggctctgcggttttggtggttattgactgTTCACAACAGAGTGCTCAATATTTTCCACATACCTAAccataatttttataaatacCAAAGAACTGGTGCATTCTGTGTTAATCTGTGAATTTCTGACACAGTATATACAGAGACACTTTTGAAAGTTGGTATAGTCCAAGTACCTATAAAGAACACTTGCTTTTTCACGTTAGTATCTATTCCTGAAAAACAATGTTACCACTGCGAGAGGCCGACCAAAGACAGACTGCACTGATTTGTCATAAAAGGAAGCCGCTAGCTACGTACGAGTACAAATAAGCGTAACCAAAAATGATGGAGGCATTTCGTTCACTTGATAAGCTTCTCCGCATGTTATTTACGCATAATCCACAATTCAGAAACAGTCCTTGCTTCAACTGGCATAGCAGATGTTTACAATGACTTTATCGGAAGTTGCATGATACattattttgtagttttaGTATCATTTCTCTGGAATTCCACATTAAATGGAAGTCTGGACCTCCAAGCCGTCTCTTATCCTTTAAATTAGAGATCCTAAGGATCCTAAGATCCTAAGATATATGCTCTATCGAATGACTGTttgaaggaaggaaggagaaACGTGTACTCTCCCAATTATCTCTGCAGTTtaacaaggagaaaaagattGCAGATTCATCAGACATAAAACATATTAGAATTGGATACTAAGGAGTAAATGGAAAGCTAACAAAGATACTAAATCAAGTACTGATTCTTTTCTTGATTGACTAAACAGCCAGTTTCTTTCCTAACTGTTCTGAGCAACCACATTGAGACAATAGAAACTGAATCTATGGTGAAGTTGCGCATGAGTTGCATGCGTTCAGTTGTGgtcgagatgggaccttcaATTGCTGTAGTTGAACTGTAGAGATTAGCTGAGACGATTGGGACCGCTGGTTCGAGCGCGCCACTCacagtgcagccgcttacggatTTCCACCaggcttcaggtcattttgatcGGACTAAGAAATGTTGAGTAAAATTCACAACACGATGTGAGCAATTGATTGATTAACCATTTTTCGATTtgctttccatttttcacCTGGGCTACTGGGTCTTGGATTTGACAACAACATGGACTACGTTCAGCTAGTAAAGAAAGCAAGATGTTGTGGATtacaaattccagaaaaatacaataataacatatccagaaaaataaaataataacatattCTCCTGAAGGAGCTCAGTGGAGACTCAGGTTTTGAAATGACTCCTCACGCAGGCGGACAGACGAGGAAGTGATGAGACCATGAGACTAATGACATGAGTACGTAGTAGTTGCCTGGATCAGATTAGTGTCAAACAAAATTAATTGAGGATGAGAACGCTTGAAGTGTAGTTTTAAAAGATCTAAGAAGCGCTGAATTAGAAATTGCCAAGGAATTATGAGTGTGAGGAGAGGTGAGGCGAGAGGTGAGAACATCGATGCGATTCCATTGTTTTTCGTGGACCATCTAATAGTTAGCGAATTATGTAGTACAATAATATAATCGACcaccaatttttctttccagatgTGGTTGTAGAAACTATTTGTTTTAGCAGACAAATAAAGTTATTTCGTTTCCCAAGACAGCAGCTGCAATTCAAGACAATGTTGTCagctacgaagaaaaaatcttatgTGCTTGTGATAGGTACGTTACATTTATGACTTactttttctacatttctcGCTATAATTACCAGGCGGCTGCTGGTCTGCTTCCGATCACTTTAGGAATACCAGCTGCAagtaaatatttttcagaaaggCGAAGAACAAAAGATAAGCTTTTAATATACCTACAAAGAATATAATGTGACTGCATTTTTCCGtgtcaacagttttttttaattctatgaGAAGACCGTAGCCTTCAAAGTCATCGATGCGCGTATAAAATATTGCACTACTATATTAGAATATTCTATCTACGTTCTTACTTTTATTcagttattcaaaaaatacaacCTGTGCAACACAGTGGCAAGAAGTTCCGCTGCGGCAAaatcggtggttcgaaaccttTCTGGGGAAAACAGGCCTATAATCAGTTTGGAATCGACAAGATAAGGTAATTGGTACGGGGCTTCTCTGTGAAGGTAAAGACACCGACCTGGACCCGCTTAACACTTCATCCATCTCCCCGActcccctctctctctccctccctccctccctccctctcGTAATGGTTATTGCATAAGTCTCATACGTCATACGCGTTCATATACGAATATACGATTCTGATTTCAAGTGAAGTGCGTTGACCCCAGGAACAGTTAAAAACCAAGCTCTATATCTTTGTTTTCCGCGGGAAATGCGGATCGGACAACTGTATCGTTAGTGAAGTTTTTTTGCGCTTTCACATTTAAAACTTCGGAACAAATCGCAgagtttaaaattttgttgatGGTACACgattataaaataaagtggaaaaatgaaaatgaacttAGAAGAGGATGCTCTAGCAGTGGCATGGCGTGGAGGTACCGAACAAGGATGCAAAATACAGTGACACATATTAACAAATGACAAATATTAAACCGCTTCGCATGCGAGAACTTCGAACAAAAGTGATAAATAGCAGTACAGACAGTACTTTCAGCATTTAACAGAGTTAAAATGAGTTCTAAACAAAGTCCATTGCTCTAGAGGTTACCAGAGACGCTAAGCCTTTAAGTTTGCCAAAGAGAAGTTTGATTTTTGCATGTTCCACGACAAATTCAGCCGGACAATGTGTATTTGGAGTGATAGGTGGAGTGTACGGTGGGACGAACGGCTGAGATCGAGGTGAGAGCAGCTTTACTCGAACTATAGCTATTTACGATCTTAATAGGGGTTCCCTCCCCAATCGTAATTGCTACTCTCCAGcttgccgcttcgagcacagccccAGTTCGTATTGACACGATTGTTCATTGGTTTAAGATTCAATTCAAAAGCTGAAATCTGTTCTCTTAGGAAATCTCCAATTTCAAACGTCGAGGTCCTAGACTAATGCTTTTCATTGAATAACAAAATCATCAAAGTTTAGAATAATATATGCCAAAAAACGGAATGCAAGAAAACGTTGGCGCATGTGGAGCTACAAAATCCGCCTACAAACCTAAGAGCCAAAAACAACAGAACCACGCAAGTACTGCTACTCGCTTTGCCTTTCTTCTCTCGCAAAGAGGATCTCCGACGCGGGAGCCCCGGCTTTACCCTATGAAACCTCTtctaaagttaaaaaaagcgGTGTTAAAGGTAGCCTATCAGAAATTGGCGAAGTAAGGAAAAACCAGGGATCCTGTAGAGTTTGTAGGGTAGATTACGGAACTCAGCGTGGCACCGCTCAAGTTCTCCTAACAAtcgttaaaaacggcgtggaagacggtGTTTTTCCTACAAGGTACGGTGAAACGCACCATCCctgcacacgcgccgcatctacaAGCAAGGGGTTGAAGATCATTTGTACGTCCTCACCagcctgttcaagtaaaaccaatggataggCCCTCGAGGGCACTAAAGCGGCGTACACAAGGAGAAGTGTTTTACCGTACCTACTAGGAAGTAATTGCACTCACGCgccgtttttaggacgactagGGAAAACCGAAGTGGCCCACGCTGGATTCAGTAATCTACAACTGGAACTATGTGGGTCTCCTGGGGTTTCCGTaatacgtcagtttcgtggtgcACTGCCTTTAAGGTGTTTTTGTAAAGTGTCTGACCGCAATGGACATGCGGCGAGCGAATACTGCAGGCTTGTTAAAATGTTCTCATTCGCAATTAGTTTTATTGGGCAGTAACTTGATCAGGACAACGCACTGACGGCATTAATCTCATGGTCTCATAACTTCCTTATTaacttccttctttcctttccgcCTACGTAAAGAGTCTTCTCAAAAACTGAGTCTGTACGTGAGCTCCGTTAGGAGATTATGTTGActtattcttccagaaactcGGAGAACACTCtccctttctctcttttctaaGGTGGAATTACTCCCTAGTTGTCATCGAATCTGAGAGTCAGTCGAGCAacggaaaaacaggaaagaaatTGAGAGTTGATCAATTAGTGAACTTTCTGGAATGAATAGAGGGTGCTTTTCCAGCACTTTTAGCAAGGAAGTAAAAAAACCGGCAAggaaacagaaaggaaatagaaaggCCAAATCTtagttaataaaatttttttatgtgaTTGTGAAGCATGATCTCCTTTGCTCATGGGAAAAACTGGATTTAATGAAGGTTAAATTCAATTCgaataatttataaaaactTGAAGTCCTAGTTGACCACAGCTTTAACTGAACCCCACAATTACAACATTTTACGAAACTTATTTAAGTCCTGCAACTAGAGAGAGGAAACGAAAGAATGAAGAGTTCTAACTTAACGTCACATCTACATGTCTCAGTCGCCAGCACGAACTAATCGGAAGCAATTCTTCACATAAAATTGATGGTGGGCGTGACATGACATAATCCTGATCTCCGGAATAAAAGGGAGTGGGGAATGTACAACGAAAATACCCCTGGACTGCAGAATCACGTGAATAATTATGTACTGAAATGAGCGGAAATCAGATAACTATCTGATAACATAGTTtgcaaaataaacagaaacatCGAGTATCGGAGTACATATTCAAGCTCATGAATATGCTCAGAAGAGCTTTGGCTGTGTTTATTGCATATTTTCTGAagcaaaaatcagaaaaaggtCAAGAAATGGTGTAAAATGAGGTTTCTGCAGTTCCGAGGTTACTTTTTGCAGATgaaaaactttggaaaacCCTTCATTTACTGAATACCTTCTACGGCTCCTATAATATCGAGATgtttcgaaagaaatttttacgaagatgttttgttttgttttgtttttcagaaaaattcatatCGAAGTTTTCTTCGAAACAAATTCGAACGGGAAAAGACATTGTGTCAATCAACGAACAGTGAAGGTTCAAGTTGCAGGGCCTTTTTTGTCGTCCTTTATAATCACACACCCTAATAGGAACCTAATAGGAAAGCGGCCATCATATCTAATCGCAGTGACTTCAGTttcaaggcatcaccccacgaatctgaggtgacacggatttcaggtagagtattcgtatacgggagcgtagattatggagagaagggtggttccgtccatttcttcctaattgccgtaaaaaacggcctggaagatactgcttcgagtgttccggcgcgctattttccacaacgagttcgattggagcgcgcccgCCTtctggacggaatcaccccctctccgtaatcttctatgccgtatgcgaatacgccgcctgaaatccgtaccacctcagattcgtgatgtctttgaataaaaatatctcTTATGTTGTTCCattaggtgtttttttttcagttaccTTCTGTTCCATACTGGTGCTGTTCTTTCTATGTGTGATCCAAGCTTCATGCAGGTATATCACTATCATGCGAAAGTTATTTTTGTCCTTAGGTTTTGTACACCAATATATTTCCGctgttttttgaattttttttttgtttttcatgctGCAATCCCAGTAAATATTCACATGTTAATTTGAGTGTGAAAGTTGTTTTCGCTAACATTGTCATAGCCAGGTATGTAATCGAGCAAGTCGCGGCCTCTACAATTTGCAATTCATTTGTCATGCGATATTCTCTTCGACGAAAGTATTTTAACGAAACAGGGAAGAGCCACAGGAGACTAATAGCGTATCATATCTATTAGGTTTTGTTCTTATTAATCTCCACAATCCTATTTCATGTGCAAGTCATGCTATTCTCTTCTAGTTAATTGGTAAATAATGTGATCAACTTTCTTATGAGTAATTGGCTGAACGAGAAGTTGAAATAGCACATAGCAGATAATAATGGTTTGATCTTCTGACATCCGATGCCTATCAGAACAGAGATAATGGAATCTGACATCTCTAAGTTCAGAAAAGTCGTTCCgcaatttgtttttatctctGCAGATGTAAGTCTCAGGGAAGAATCGTCGACTAGATAAATCCCATCTAGGCACCTGATATATGTCTATAAAGGATGAGGTGCACGGAATCCATCAATCCCATTTGAATGCGGCcacgcgttcgactttaacTTAGAATAATTTCAGATTTCAGactgtcagtgtttttattcttccagacaggtctggtaccaacctTTCGATACCGAGAATAAAAAGGCATTGGTTGGAACCAGAActttttcgaaccatcaaccatGCAGTCCCATTCGAACCggtaaccgactgcgctacccTTAAagactcatctctccctgcatcactgtaaacagccgCCCCCAGAATGCtctttgtacgacgccatctagtgcaacgctccaccccttgcccCGCCTCCgccttgcgattcgtcgaaaatcaattcggactaacccgataggcagtatgggacgctacgcgtgcaagggtggcgcgctgcaatagaaagcatcgtacaaaacagcattcaggggccggctgcttgcagtgatccagggagagatgagcgaaaccaccccggtttccataatatacgaccccgtatacggatactccacctaaaatccgtaccacctcagattagtggtatactgcctttaatctATTTATGGTCATCGCCGAATGTATTCAACTGATTTTGTATGATGCTCCTTTGATGGCTGGAgcttagggaaagatgaagaGAATGCGCTTGTGTCTAGCTCAACTAGATCCGCGTTGAGGTAAATGTTTAATTTGGACCGCTTACTCAGATTGCTCCCAGCTCGCGGTGGCACCCTTTGTACTAAATTGAACCGAGCAGAGTGTTTGCTTTCGGAACGTACCATCTATATAACCTGGACAATTATGTAGGAAAATATTCCTAGATGTATGCTGACGAAGTGCTGCCGCATAGCACATCAATAAAGCCCTTAACTTGAAAGGCGAAAGCCTAAAAGGAgcaaaaaacattaaatacAAGCACTAACTGGGTGCAACGTTGTTTTGTTTGCCAAGTAGGACTGGATGGCGTAGTTTCAACGCGCTATGGCCTATTATTTTGCCCCAAATTCTGATTGAtgttgtaaaacaaaaaaaccataaaatagAACTATAAAATACCATAAAATCCATATCTTGGTGTTATTCGTTCATTAGACCCAAGTAAAATGCTACTTTGCTAAAGTGGTTGTTACAAGAATGCTGACTACATGTATGGGAGATTACTGTATTGCGATGGCTTGCTTAAATAGGAAGTGTCTTTGAAGGTCCgtaattttgaattattttgctTGTTCGTCCTATACGGTATCAATATCGCCTCCTCATCCCTTACGAGTTCAATTCTTATGTTCTCCGTACATACGGAAAGAGAGGAAACACGAAGAAGAAACATTGGGCTAATGGGCATAGCTTATTGTATATTTAAGTATAGTGATCAACGTCTTGTTAACATAACGAATGATActtcatttcttgaaattatttcttatttcttgaagaaaaattgaagttatttcttgaagaaaatgttttaaaggaattttctCGGTTGGAATTCTTGTGGAAATTCTTAGAAGAACTCTCAAGTTAGCCACCTATGGAGCTTATGTTCGAAATTTCGCTATTCTTCCGCTcttctttctgatttcttcaaaaaatatcattCACAGTTGAATTTCTCCTGCAGttgttccattgtttttttacaatatactttttgaattttaaaatttataatgttctatttttctgtcCTAGTTAGAGGTACGACTGATAGCGATTACCAATGGTTTTGAGCGTTAATAGCTAGTAATCTTGTCCACGAATCCCAATTGTCGCGTTTTTCTCTTGGTGGTGGTCTGGACGGAAAATTAGGGCACAATCCCGGATTTCACCCCCAAAATTTTTCCTACTGAACGCATAAGTTTTGAGATTGCATTGATCCATCACGAAGATGGAAATTTCCATTTGTGCACGTGCTACTGAAATTGCAGCGCGAACAACGAGTACGAATACATAAATGACCATTTCATTAGTTTTAACTTAGAAATCCACTTGAAAAGCGACAGATCACAGTGAAATACAGCAATTGCCAAATATGAACATAGCTCATCAAGTTAACCCTGCATTACGGATATAGCAGTATTCGATTCAAAATGAACTCctaatgaaagaaatatgGAGAATTGGGTCAACATAGAACTTAATGGATATCTCATCATACATTATTAGAAACAACATTACGCTCAACGCTCCTCATCGAAAAAGGAGTAGTCGCCAATCAAAATACAACCGTCTATGACAAAGTACATAGGGGAGGAAGCTCTTTTAAGGACTAAAACAATCGAAAGAATAATTAACAAGGTAACAATGTACAAGTGTTGAAAGAGGTCAATGCAAAGGAAACCCTGTGGTATCGAATTCAATAGATGAGATTGCCCGCAcgaggagagagagagaaggtAATGGCGAAcgaaaattttgagatttcCTGGATACTCATGTATTTAGCCGACAATTCCCTCCTCTCATACATCAATTatgcacacacacgcacaatTTTTGAACTAAACGCCGACTAGTCGGAGTCGCCATCATCGGAGTACGCGTAGTTCGCGTCCCTCCTCATCAACGGACTCGCATCCTCCGTTCTTCGTTGTCGTACCGCTTGCTGTTGGTACGGAGCAGTGCGAGTAAGCGACGACACCCTGTTTGATTGCCCTCGTCCTCCTGCTCCAGAAGACCCTGGAAATACTAGGCTAAAAATTACCTGCTGGAAGAAACG
This is a stretch of genomic DNA from Necator americanus strain Aroian chromosome II, whole genome shotgun sequence. It encodes these proteins:
- a CDS encoding hypothetical protein (NECATOR_CHRII.G5394.T1), with translation MSVRRGEARGENIDAIPLFFVDHLIQTNKVISFPKTAAAIQDNVVSYEEKILCACDSYLLFHTGAVLSMCDPSFMQVCNRASRGLYNLQFICHAIFSSTKVF
- a CDS encoding hypothetical protein (NECATOR_CHRII.G5393.T1), with the translated sequence MNSRQIKLFRFPRQQLQFKTMLSATKKKSYVLVIVTFCSILVLFFLCVIQASCRQVWYQPFDTENKKALVGTRTFSNHQPCSPIRTGNRLRYP